A region of the Ranitomeya imitator isolate aRanImi1 chromosome 10, aRanImi1.pri, whole genome shotgun sequence genome:
attgacaagagatttcaacgcaagattgtgcgaatgttggataaagaacctagactaacatccaaacaagttcaagctgccctgcagtccgaggggacaacagtgtcaacccatactatccgtcagcgtctgaatgaaaagggactgtatggtaggagacccaggaagaccccacttcttaccccgagacataaagccaggctggagtttgccaaaacttacctgaaaaagcctaaaacattttggaagaatgttctctggtcagatgagacaaaagtagagctttttgggcaaaggcatcaacatagagtttacaggagaaaaaaagaggcattcaaagaaaagaacacggcccctacagtcaaacatggtggaggtttcctgatgttttggggttgctttgctgcctgtggcactggactgcttgaccgtgtgcatggcattatgaagtctgaagactaccaacaaatatcgcagcataatgtagggcccagtgtgagaaagctgggtctccctcagaggtcatgggtcttccagcaggacaatgacccaaaacacacttcaaaaagcactagaaaatggtttgagagaaagcactggagacttctaaggtggccagcaatgagtccagacctgaatcccatagaacacctgtggggagatctaaaaatggcagtttggagaaggcttcaaatatcagggacctggagcagtttgccaaagaagaatggtctaaaattccagcagagcatcgtaagaaactcattgatggttacgggAAGCGgtcggtcgcagttattttggctaaaggttgtgcaaccaagtattaggccgagggtgccaatacttttgtctggcccatttttggagttttgtgtgaaatgatcaatgtgttgctttttgcttcattctcttttgtgttttttcatataagacaaattaaatgaaaataataacaaataatttgtgtttgcaatcattttcaggaagaaactgagtattatctgacagaattgcaggggtgtcaatacttttggccacaactgtatgtagggCCATGGGGAGAATGGAGCTGGAGAATCGGACTGTGACGGGGTCATCATTCTTTGTCGGGGGCATTGAGGGGGGTACAGTCAGATCATCATACTGTGCGTATGGAGGGTGCTGTGGCGGAGTTCACAGTGGGgggtcatactgtgtttgggggcacttcTGTTTGCATCAGActgtattatctgtattattcaggCTTTtctatcctttgttattacatatgtAAATTAGGCCACTGGGCCATCTGCTCTTACAGAACATATtgtattattccaatattttattctgaGATTAGTTCATTAAAATTTATTTTGTTTgcggcacaacccctttaaagaggtattcccatccccaagatcctatcccaatatctaGCAGGTGTAATAATAGTAATGTTagtaaatgcctccaattagaaatgtagtctagttcttctgattcaccatTTCTCTTTCGTCATgtacattgcaggaccttaggtatccatggttacgaccactgataaaaTGACAGCTAgttatatagttgttagtggtcgtaaccacggatacctaaggtcctgcaatgtacATGACGAAAGAAAAAtgacaaatcagaagaactatacctcCTTTCCAATTGGAGgcatttactattattattatgacccctactacacattgggataggatcttggagatgggtgtACTCTATAAGTTTGTTTTCATATGAAAAGTTTATTGTTATACTTGATAAGGGAAAATTTCCTGAATTGTAGACATTTTATCTTGGTAAATCTGGAGGTCGTCCGAGCCTTTGGTGTCCGAGCCTTTGGTGTCCGAGCCTTTGGTGTCCGAGCCTTTGGTGTCCGAGCCTTTAGTGTTCGAACCTTTGGTGTCCGAGCCTTTAGTGTTCGAACCTTTGGTGTCCGAGCCTTTGGTGTCCGAGCCTTTGGTGTCCGAGCCTTTGGTGTCCGCCTCTGTGTATTTCAGCCTGACGTCCCTGCGTGTCTACACCGTGAGCCAATGCCTCGCTTACACACCAGCGTTCTGCAGGATGTCAGGGGTTAAATGCTGCAGTGAACGTGACCTGCACAGAGGAAGGAGCTTGAGCTGGCAGAGGGGAAGAAACTGAAGGTGGgaacagagggggaggagctagaggtgggaacagagggggaggagctagaggtgggaacagagggggaggagctagaggtgggaacagagggggaggagctagaggtgggaacagagggggaggagctagaggtgggaacagagggggaggagctagaggtgggaacagagggggaggagctagaggtgggaacagagggggaggagctagaggtgggaacagagggggaggagctagaggtgggaacagagggggaggagctagaggtgggaacagagggggaggagctagaggtgggaacagagggggaggagctagaggtgggaacagagggggaggagctagaggtgggaacagagggggaggagctagaggtggaaacagagggggaggagctagaggtgggaacagagggggaggagctagaggtgggaacagagggggaggagctagaggtgggAACAGAGGGCATTTTGCTGCTAGAAAATGAGTGTTCCACTTCTTTAGAACTTTCTGAGCTGATGACATTGGACAATAGACTGTACTTATCTGCCCTACACTCAGTCTGTTGCCCGGTTTTAGGGAGGGTTCTTCTGGTCTCCCATCTGGTGGTTTATGTACCCCCACTCTTGTGACTACATATTACTTGACCTTCGGTGGTCTGGGAGTCGGGTACAAGGTTTTCGGGAGAGAACGGTATTTATGGGGGGGATGCAGCTCCTCCTCTGGGGTGGAGCTTTTCAGTATGATAGTCACATGACTTCTCTCATTCGAGGTCATGTGACTTGGTATTGGCAGGATCGGGATTCTTGGATGGTATCCACCATGTCCAGTAATAATCAGTGCCCCCCTTCCTTCCAGGGACTGACGAGCGGCCGAGAGAGACGCTGCTGACCATGAACTCATCAGAGGACTTCCGCCGCAGTAAGTGCTCGCAGTGCTGCCAGAAAGATGAAGGTTGAGAATATGGCCAACTTTCCCGTACTCCTGAATGGTAAATCTACTCCTTCCTGCCAAGAAGCGGGTTATTGGGGTGTACAGCAAGGCAGAGGCCCTCCGACGTATCCTCTGACACCCCCGTACACTGGTATCTGCCTCCTCCGTACACTGGTATCTGCCTCCCGATGTCAGGTGATGGGTGTGGGGCTGTATATGGGGGACCTGTATAGATTGTGTGCTCCTTTCATCAGATGAGAACGGCTGGCAGAATTCCGTCATCATCATTCCAGCGCTTTTCTCAGGCTCCACCCTCATCATAGTCGCCATTATCTTATGGAGGTCAATCCgcagaaagagagaaaaaagacAGGAATCCGAAGGGAAAATGAAAGGTAGAaagtaaacgtgtgtgtgtgtgtgtgtgtatataaaatgtgtgtgtgttacatcatactgctgtcagattacattgcaaaaacctgctgacagattcactctaaatctgagagaagaacagacaaactctgctacaaaggtgaggttgtggaggaCAGATCATGTCACAGGCCATACACCCGGGAAAGCCTGAGCACTGCAACAAGACaccaggtagttatactgcatcagcgagGTCTCTGCAGGAGAGACATCACTGCTACTGGGCTGTTCAAGAAGAAGCTGCACCAGGAAACGGGTGACACTGAGGAGCAGCAGGGGCATCCAGGGAAGCCGGGCAACAGCTGAGACACATATTACAGCCCTTCAGTATCGaaggatgtccagcagtgccaccaAGTCAGGTCTCTCCAGGAAAGACTTCACTGCTACCGGGCTGTTCACGAAGAAGCCGCACCAAGAAACGGGTGACACTGAGGAGCATAGACGCAGGGGCATGCAGGGAAGACGGGCAACAGCTGAGACACATATTACTGCCCTTCAGTATCGaaggatgtccagcagtgccaccaAGTCAGGTCTCTCAGGAAAGACTACACTGCTACTGGGCTGTTCACGAAGAAGCCGCACCAAGAAACGGGTGACACTGAGGAGCATAGACGCAGGGGCATCCAGGGAAGCCGGGCAACAGCTGAGACACATATTACAGCCCTTCAGTATCGaaggatgtccagcagtgccaccaAGTCAGGTCTCTCAGGAAAGACATCACTGCTACTGGGCTGTTCACGAAGAAGCCGCACCAGGAAACGGGTGACACTGAGGAGCATAGACGCAGGGGCATCCAGGGAAGCCGGGCAACAGCTGGGACACATATTACAGCCCTTCAGTATCGgaggatgtccagcagtgccaccaAGTCAGGTCTCTCCAGGAAAGACTACACTGCTACTGGGCTGTTCAAGAAGAAGCCGCACCAGGAAACGGGTGACACTGAGGAGCATAGACACAGGGGCATCCAGGGAAGCCGGGCAACAGCTGGGACACATATTACAGCCCTTCAGTATCGaaggatgtccagcagtgccaccaAGTCAGGTCTCTCAGGAAAGACATCACTGCTACTGGGCTGTTCACGAAGAAGCCGCACCAAGAAACGGGCGACACTTGAGGAGCATAGACACAGGGGCATCCAGGGAAGCCGGGCAACAGCTGGGACACATATTACAGCCCTTCAGTATTGgaggatgtccagcagtgccaccaAGTCAGGTCTCTCCAGGAAAGACTTCACTGCTACTGGGCTGTTCAAGAAGAAGCCGCACCAGGAAACGGGCGACACTTGAGGAGCATAGACGCAGGGAAGCCGGGCAACAGCTGAGACACATCATGTTActggatgtccagcagtgccaccagctcagaactggcagcagccATCTACTGTGCCGAGATGTCCGGCCAGAAGTCGTCTTCATAGAAATGTGGCTAAGAAGCCCTAGACATGGAAACAAGGAGAAGAAACGCCGCTCTGCAGGAAAACATAGGAACCGGGAGGCAGAACAATGTCAGCCGGTCTCCAGACCGAGGGGTAAAATGTGGAATATTAGGCTGCGGCAGAAGCAGATTATTCCTGAAGAGCGGCACAATAATGAGGGTCTGCAGGAGCAGTGACGCACGATGGGGGTCCCGCACAAGTTGTGGATTTgctcaggattaatggtgtcctcaatgctgagaaacccAGGAGATACTCACCATCATGTAATATCATCAGGAGGCCTCACATTTATTCTGCTGCCGGACAACGAACCccaacatccagccaatgtcattaataGAGAGAAGTCCTGGGGGTGATGATCCGTCCCGGAGCCCTGATCTCCCATCATCCCgtgtgtctgggatcacatgaaggatctgcacaagcctcatacacagtaGATCTGGGGGAGTTCTCCGAGATGTTTGGCCCGAGACCCTCCATGACCAGTGTAGTACGACgtctgcacattgctgtgtgtatacagtgtctGCTCTCTTCTCTAtacagtgtaatatatatatatatatgtgtacagtaGACGCACCGTACTATTACTCTGTCTCCTGTTCTAGCTCTCTATGGGGACTGGGCAGTGAACGCTGCGGGGGTCTTTGAAAATTCCCTGGATGATGCGGTCCTGGAGAAAAGACAGCTGCCTGCGGGGTGGACGCTGGAGCACAGGGTGCCGGTGTGTGATGGCCACTTTGGTCCAATTAGTCGGGTGGACCTGTGTCGCCCGGGCGAAGCCAATCTGCAGGTTGTCCTAAAGGAGCTGTCCGGTAAGAGGGGCGACTCTGGGGGGTCTCAGTAGGGAGAGGCaatagtgaagtatatcgtggcactactgtgtcggtgctcaagagaggtttcccacaccagtatatataataagtaaataacttggcactcaactaagTGGGTAGTGAAAAATTGAACAGAAAATCTTTTATTACTTGTAACAGCAgtccagcataaacgtttcggttttACATTTAAACCTTCTTCAGTAGACCGACTGCTAGCGTAATGGAAAATATGGAAGACTGTTACAGGTAGAAAGGTCCTATGATGTAGTGGTTTGTTAAACCTCAATGCTATCGGAAAGTATCCGGATAAACGGTATGTGTTTATATATGTTCGTCCGGAATGGGCTGTAGAAGGTCACTAGTAAGAAATAATGAGACCCATACAGGGTGCTATAATGATGCCCATATTAGATATAAGGAATGGTGTCCGACAAATAACCTGGAGTAGAATATAATGGCCgaagcagaaatatatatatatgcacatatgcaACCCCGGAGGAACGATTAATGATCTAATATAAGAGAAGTTTTTAATATATGATAAGAGAAgattctcatatgaagcaggtccacTCCGGTATACTGAGAGCAAATGGtgtacatcaacgcggtgtccgccgctggttGGTTTCAGTAGGGAGAGGAGCACAGAATGACCTGCCCCTGCTCATgtcctctgcagagcattgcagccCCGGAGAGGTGCAGGATTTCATCGACCTGATGAAGTTTTATGTCCAGGTCTGTAATCACAACAGTCTGGTAACAATGCTGTGGTGTCAGATCGAGAGGAGACCCCCGAGCATCATCATGAAGGCCATGAGCCACGGAAACCTGCTCGCCTTCCTCAGGAGCTCACAGGAGGTAATATCAGTGCCCCCCATGGAGTGGCctgccccagtaatggctgataacaggggtcCAACCACCGGCGCCCGGTGCAACATGGCGGCCAGACCTCCCCATACACCTCCCAGCTGCTTGTTTTCCCACAATCTCCgccccctcttctttgattgacagctctgtagtAGGGTGGCGATAGAtgtaaaacaagcaggtgggaggaGTATGGAAATGTCTCCCGCCATGACAGAGGCCCTTTATAGAAGGACTACATATACCAGCTGTCCTCTCTCTCATGTTTAGGGTGCACAGGCCTCCGAGGGGGCTGCCCCCCGAATCACCGAGAAGGACGTCTACTCAATGGCTTTACAAGTGGCTAGCGGTTTGGTAAGTGACTGAATGGAGGACGATCGCAGGACACAGAAGTGGACAGGATTAAGGGGAAGAGAACAGAGGAGTATATGGAAGATggtggacagaggggtctggaggaggatgaGCAAAAGgttagaggggtctggaggaggatgaGCAAAAGgttagaggggtctggaggaggatgaGCAAAGgttagaggggtctggaggagtatGAGCAAAAGgttagaggggtctggaggaggagaggGGTCTGCAGTAGGATAAGCAAAGGGTTAGAGGggtcaggaggaggagaggggtctGCAGTAGGATGAGCAAAGGgttagaggggtctggaggaggatgaggaaaaggttAGAGGGGGCTGGAGCAGGATGAGCAAAGgttagaggggtctggaggaggagaggGGTCTGCAGTAGGATGAGCAAAGGGTTAGAGGGGGCTGGAGAAGGATGAGCAAAGgttagaggggtctggaggaggagaggGGTCTGCAGTAGGATGAGCAAAGGGTTAGAGGGGGCTGGAGGAGGATGAGCAAAGattagaggggtctggaggaggagaggGGTCTGCAGTAGGATGAGCAAAAGCTTAGAGGGCTCTAGAGGAGGATGAGCAAAAGGTTAGAAGGGTCTGGAGGAGGAGAGGGGTCTGGAGTAGGGTGAGCAAAAGgttagaggggtctggaggaggatgaGCAAAGgttagaggggtctggaggaggatgaGCAAAAGgttagaggggtctggaggaggatgaGCAAAGgttagaggggtctggaggaggatgaGCAAAAGgttagaggggtctggaggaggatgaGCAAAGgttagaggggtctggaggagtatGAGCAAAAGgttagaggggtctggaggaggagaggGGTCTGCAGTAGGATAAGCAAAGGGTTAGAGGggtcaggaggaggagaggggtctGCAGTAGGATGAGCAAAGGgttagaggggtctggaggaggatgaGCAAAAGGTTAGAGGGGTCTGCAGTAGGATGAGCAAAAGGTTAGAGGGGGCTGGAGGAGGATGAGCAAAGgttagaggggtctggaggaggagaggGGTCTGCAGTAGGATGAGCAAAGGgttagaggggtctggaggaggatgaggaaaaggttAGAGGGGGCTGGAGCAGGATGAGCAAAGgttagaggggtctggaggaggagaggGGTCTGCAGTAGGATGAGCAAAGGGTTAGAGGGGGCTGGAGGAGGATGAGCAAAGgttagaggggtctggaggaggagaggGGTCTGCAGTAGGATGAGCAAAGGGTTAGAGGGGGCTGGAGGAGGATGAGCAAAGgttagaggggtctggaggaggagaggGGTCTGCAGTAGGATGAGCAAAAGCTTAGAGGGCTCTAGAGGAGGATGAGCAAAAGgttagaggggtctggaggaggagaggGGTCTGGAGTAGGGTGAGCAAAAGgttagaggggtctggaggaggatgaGCAAAAGgttagaggggtctggaggaggatgaGCAAAAGgttagaggggtctggaggaggcgaGGGGTCTGGAGCAGGATGAGCAAAAGgttagaggggtctggaggaggatgaGCAAAAGgttagaggggtctggaggaggagaggGGTCTGGAGCAGGATGAGCAAAAGgttagaggggtctggaggaggatgaGCAAAAGgttagaggggtctggaggaggaggaggggtctggaggaggatgaGCAAAAGgttagaggggtctggaggaggatgaGCAAAAGgttagaggggtctggaggaggatgaGCAAAAGgttagaggggtctggaggaggatgaGAAAAAGGTTAAAGCTTTCTGGAGGAGGAGAAAAAGGACAGGTGTGTGGAGGAGGAGCCAAGCAATTTGTTGACAGGTGTGTGCGCCTCCCCGTTGTCTGTCTTCCCTTGTTTCACTGTTGCTATGTATTGATGGTCGGTGGTTTTGGGGGGATGTGTGACATATATTACAGAAATTGCCTACATGTGCATCCCTCTGTCCCCCCAGGAATATCTGTCGGGGACCCACGATCTGGTCCATGGCTATGTGGCTGCGTGTAACCTCCTTCTCCATGAAGATCTCAGCGTCCAGCTCTGCGGTCTGGGTCTGGCTGCCATACAGTACAGGAGTGGGTCCGTCCCTGTGCGGAGAGCTGCCCAGGTGCCTCTGAAGTGGCAGTCACCGGAACGGCTGAAGGGTGCGGATATTACAGAAAAGAGCGACGTGTAAGTGACCCTCGATAGTGGTCCGAGTTTGTGGAGATGTGTGAGTGACTCCAGATAGTGGTCGGAGTCTGAGGAGATGTGTGAGTGACCCCAGATAGTGGTCGGAGTCTGGAGATGTGTGAGTGACCCCAGATAGTGGTCGGAGTCTGTGGAGATGTGTGAGTGACTCCAGATAGTGGTCGGAGTCTGTGGAGATGTGTGAGTGACCCCAGATAGTGGTCGGAGTCTGAGGAGATGTGTGTGTGACTCCAGATAGTGGTCGGAGTCTGTGGAGATGTGTGAGTGACCCCAGATAGTGGTCGGAGTCTGAGGAGATGTGTGAGTGACTCCAGATAGTGGTCGGAGTCTGTGGAGATGTGTGAGTGACCCCAGATAGTGGTCGGAGTCTGGAGATGTGTGAGTGACCCCAGATAGTGGTCGGAGTCTGTGGAGATGTGTGAGTGACTCCAGATAGTGGTCGGAGTCTGTGGAGATGTGTGAGTGACCCCAGATAGTGGTCGGAGTCTGAGGAGATGTGTGTGTGACTCCAGATAGTGGTCGGAGTCTGTGGAGATGTGTGAGTGACCCCAGATAGTGGTCGGAGTCTGTGGAGATGTGTGAGTGACTCCAGATAGTGGGCGGAGTCTGTAGAGATGTGTGTGTGACTCCAGATAGTGGTCGGAGTCTGTGGAGATGTGTGAGTGACCCCAGATAGTGGTCGGAGTCTGTGGAGATGTGTGAGTGACTCCAGATAGTGGGCGGAGTTTGTAGAGATGTGTGTGTGACTCCAGATAGTGGTCGGAGTCTGTGGAGATGTGTGAGTGACCCCAGATAGTGGTCGGAGTCTGTGGAGATGTGTGAGTGACTCCAGATAGTGGGCGGAGTTTGTAGAGATGTGTGTGTGACTCCAGATAGTGGTCGGAGTCTGTGGAGATGTGTGAGTGACCCCAGATAGTGGTCGGAGTCTGTGGAGATGTGTGAGTGACCCCAGATAGTGGGCGGAGTCTGTGGAGATGTGTGTGTGACTCCAGATAGTGGGCGGAGTCTGTGGAGATGTGTGAGTGACTCCAGATAGTGGGCGGAGTTTGTAGAGATGTGTGAGTGACACCAGATAGTGATCGGAGTCTGTGGAGATGTGTGAGTGACCCCAGATAGTGGTCGGAGTCTGTGGAGATGTGTGAGTGACTCCAGATAGTGGTCGGAGTCTGTGGAGATGTGTGAGTGACACCAGATAGTGATCGGAGTCTGTGGAGATGTGTGAGTGACACCAGATAGTGATCGGAGTCTGTGGAGATGTGTGAGTGACACCAGATAGTGATCGGAGTCTGTGGAGATGTGTGAGTGACACCAGATAGTGATCGGAGTCTGTGGAGATGTGTGAGTGACACCAGATAGTGATCGGAGTCTGTGGAGATGTGTGAGTGACACCAGATAGTGATCGGAGTCTGTGGAGATGTGTGAGTGACACCAGATAGTGGTCGGAGTCTGAGGAGATGTGTGTGTGACTCCAGATAGTGGTCGGAGTCTGAGGAGATGTGTGAGTGACCCCAGATAGTGATCGGAGTCTGTGGAGATGTGTGTGTGACTCCAGATAGTGGGCGGAGTTTGTAGAGATGTGTGAGTGACTCCAGATAGTGGGCGGAGTCTGTGGAGATGTGTGAGTGACCCCAGATAGTGGGCGGAGTCTGTGGAGATGTGTGTGTGACTCCAGATAGTGGGCGTAGTCTGTGGAGATGTGTGAGTGACCCCATATAGTGGTCGGAGTCTGGAGGGATGTGTGAGTGACTCCAGATAGTGGGCGGAGTCTGAGGAGATGTGTGAGTGACTCCAGATAGTGATCGGAGTCTGTGGAGATGTGTGAGTGACCCCAGATAGTGGTCGGAGTCTGAGGAGATGTGTGAGTGACCCCAGATAGTGGTCGGAGTCTGAGGAGATGTGTGAGTGACCCCAGATAGTGGTCGGAGTCTGGAGATGTGTGAGTGACCCCAGATAGTGGTCGGAGTCTGAGAAGATGTGTGAGTGACTCCAGATAGTGATCGGAGTCTGTGGAGATGTGTGAGTGACCCCAGATAGTGGTCGGAGTCTGTGGAGATGTGTGAGTGACTCCAGATAGTGGTCGGAGTCTGAGGAGATGTGTGAGTGACCCCAGATAGTGGTCGGAGTCTGAGGAGATGTGTGAGTGACCCCAGATAGTGGTCGGAGTCTGGAGATGTGTGAGTGACCCCAGATAGTGGTCGGAGTCTGAGAAGATGTGTGAGTGACTCCAGATAGTGGGCGGAGTTTGGGGGGACATGTGAGTGACACCAGATAGTGGGCGGAGTTTGGGGGGACATGTGACACCAGATAGTGGGCGGAGTTTGGGGGGGACATGTGAGTGACATCAGATAGTGGGTGGAGTTTGGGGGGACATGTGAGTGACACCAGATAGTGGGCGGAGTTTGGGGGGACATGTGACACCAGATAGTGGGCGGAGTTTGGGGGGGACATGTGAGTGACATCAGATAGTGGGTGGAGTTTGGGGGGACATGTGAGTGACACCAGATAGTGGGCGGAGTTTGGGGGGACATGTGACACCAGATAGTGGGCGGAGTTTGGGGGGACATGTGAGTGACACCAGATAGTGGGCGGAGTTTGGGGGGACATGTGACACCAGATAGTGGGTGGAGTTTGGGGGGACATGTGACACCAGATAGTGGGCGGAGTTTGGGGGGACACGTGAGTGACCCCAGATAGTGGGCGGAGTTTGGGGGACACGTGAGTGACACCAGATAGTGGGCGGAGTTTGGGGGACGTGAGTGACACCAGATAGTGGGCGGAGTTTGGGGGGACACGTGAGTGACACCAGATAGTGGGCGGA
Encoded here:
- the LOC138651875 gene encoding tyrosine-protein kinase STYK1-like isoform X4; protein product: MNSSEDFRRNENGWQNSVIIIPALFSGSTLIIVAIILWRSIRRKREKRQESEGKMKALYGDWAVNAAGVFENSLDDAVLEKRQLPAGWTLEHRVPVCDGHFGPISRVDLCRPGEANLQVVLKELSEHCSPGEVQDFIDLMKFYVQVCNHNSLVTMLWCQIERRPPSIIMKAMSHGNLLAFLRSSQEGAQASEGAAPRITEKDVYSMALQVASGLEYLSGTHDLVHGYVAACNLLLHEDLSVQLCGLGLAAIQYRSGSVPVRRAAQVPLKWQSPERLKGADITEKSDVWSFGILLYELVTMGSPPYPDLEPSQLPSKLKKNFRMERPTLCGPQL
- the LOC138651875 gene encoding tyrosine-protein kinase STYK1-like isoform X3, coding for MKVENMANFPVLLNDENGWQNSVIIIPALFSGSTLIIVAIILWRSIRRKREKRQESEGKMKALYGDWAVNAAGVFENSLDDAVLEKRQLPAGWTLEHRVPVCDGHFGPISRVDLCRPGEANLQVVLKELSEHCSPGEVQDFIDLMKFYVQVCNHNSLVTMLWCQIERRPPSIIMKAMSHGNLLAFLRSSQEGAQASEGAAPRITEKDVYSMALQVASGLEYLSGTHDLVHGYVAACNLLLHEDLSVQLCGLGLAAIQYRSGSVPVRRAAQVPLKWQSPERLKGADITEKSDVWSFGILLYELVTMGSPPYPDLEPSQLPSKLKKNFRMERPTLCGPQL
- the LOC138651875 gene encoding tyrosine-protein kinase STYK1-like isoform X2 produces the protein MNSSEDFRRNENGWQNSVIIIPALFSGSTLIIVAIILWRSIRRKREKRQESEGKMKALYGDWAVNAAGVFENSLDDAVLEKRQLPAGWTLEHRVPVCDGHFGPISRVDLCRPGEANLQVVLKELSEHCSPGEVQDFIDLMKFYVQVCNHNSLVTMLWCQIERRPPSIIMKAMSHGNLLAFLRSSQEGAQASEGAAPRITEKDVYSMALQVASGLEYLSGTHDLVHGYVAACNLLLHEDLSVQLCGLGLAAIQYRSGSVPVRRAAQVPLKWQSPERLKGADITEKSDVWSFGILLYELVTMGSPPYPDLEPSQLPSKLKKNFRMERPTLCGPQLFEVMSNCWQWEAPLRPCFTDVMKLLQNGQDQADGWTPLTPGDTLSWREYVSVAGIPA
- the LOC138651875 gene encoding tyrosine-protein kinase STYK1-like isoform X1; this translates as MKVENMANFPVLLNDENGWQNSVIIIPALFSGSTLIIVAIILWRSIRRKREKRQESEGKMKALYGDWAVNAAGVFENSLDDAVLEKRQLPAGWTLEHRVPVCDGHFGPISRVDLCRPGEANLQVVLKELSEHCSPGEVQDFIDLMKFYVQVCNHNSLVTMLWCQIERRPPSIIMKAMSHGNLLAFLRSSQEGAQASEGAAPRITEKDVYSMALQVASGLEYLSGTHDLVHGYVAACNLLLHEDLSVQLCGLGLAAIQYRSGSVPVRRAAQVPLKWQSPERLKGADITEKSDVWSFGILLYELVTMGSPPYPDLEPSQLPSKLKKNFRMERPTLCGPQLFEVMSNCWQWEAPLRPCFTDVMKLLQNGQDQADGWTPLTPGDTLSWREYVSVAGIPA